In uncultured Treponema sp., one genomic interval encodes:
- a CDS encoding glycosyl hydrolase 53 family protein: MKIFGKCVRAAVVCASVLSLAACGISTKNRGSANITVLPVENIADDFVMGVDVSSMISVENAGGVFYDANGKKADLLELLKMGGANCVRIRVWNNPFDANGNGYGGGNNDIETAVKIGKRATDAGLGVLIDFHYSDFWADPNKQSVPKAWKNMTFDEKEAALSKFTTESLEKLKSAGVKVTMVQVGNEINNGMCGEMYDDKVLALVGAGCKAVRNFDKNIQIVVHYTDPLSEGYLEKRAGLLEKFNVDYDIFATSYYPFWHGEAGKLSVTLKKLSNIYNKKVMVAETSYPFTNDDGDGFGNVVSGMSSEQEFDYPFSVEGQAVAVRDVISAVASVKKGVGVFYWEPAWIPVCHYKPEAPDAQSVLEGNFKAWEKYGCGWASSYAAEYDKEVRSARNGGTWDNQAFFDFDGKCLDSINVFKYARTGSKGKLNVIRVENPRVEFAYGKQEELPKTVKVVYNDGSVKDEPVEWDAAAAKAVTGKPDFGEYKIPGKLKKGGKAECTVNVTASNFLVNGSFESGDLTGWTVENPLGKGTPKIDKNNQNAKEGVCYFTAWEKDNFEFTVSQTVKEFSAGKYKCFAHFEGTGIKNPSGTVFKAVVQKKDGGKKEFTCDVTIPNTWKKFFKAELPVIELDDSTESITVGALIKAEFDAASGANGAWLVMDDVNLLLVE; the protein is encoded by the coding sequence ATGAAGATTTTTGGAAAATGCGTTAGAGCGGCAGTTGTTTGTGCTTCAGTTCTTTCACTTGCGGCCTGCGGAATTTCTACAAAAAACCGCGGTTCAGCAAACATAACAGTTCTTCCTGTTGAAAATATTGCTGATGATTTTGTTATGGGCGTTGATGTTTCGTCCATGATTTCCGTGGAAAATGCCGGCGGTGTTTTTTACGATGCGAACGGAAAAAAGGCTGATTTGCTTGAGCTTTTGAAAATGGGCGGCGCGAATTGCGTTAGAATCCGTGTGTGGAACAATCCTTTTGATGCGAACGGAAACGGCTACGGCGGCGGAAACAACGATATTGAAACTGCTGTAAAAATCGGAAAAAGAGCAACTGATGCAGGTCTTGGCGTTTTAATTGATTTTCATTATTCGGATTTCTGGGCTGACCCGAACAAGCAGTCAGTTCCAAAAGCCTGGAAAAACATGACATTCGATGAAAAAGAAGCCGCGTTGTCAAAATTTACAACTGAAAGCTTGGAAAAACTAAAGTCTGCCGGCGTAAAAGTTACAATGGTTCAGGTTGGAAACGAAATCAACAATGGAATGTGCGGTGAAATGTACGATGACAAAGTTTTGGCTTTGGTTGGAGCCGGATGCAAGGCTGTAAGAAACTTTGACAAAAACATTCAGATTGTTGTTCATTACACAGATCCGCTTTCTGAAGGATATTTGGAAAAAAGGGCGGGGCTGCTTGAAAAATTCAATGTTGACTACGACATTTTTGCAACTTCATATTATCCTTTCTGGCACGGAGAAGCCGGAAAACTTTCTGTCACTTTGAAAAAACTTTCGAATATTTACAACAAAAAAGTTATGGTCGCGGAAACTTCATATCCGTTTACAAATGATGACGGCGACGGATTCGGAAACGTTGTGTCTGGAATGTCTTCGGAGCAGGAATTTGACTATCCGTTCTCTGTTGAAGGCCAGGCTGTCGCAGTCAGGGATGTAATTTCGGCTGTTGCTTCTGTAAAAAAAGGCGTTGGCGTTTTCTATTGGGAGCCTGCATGGATTCCTGTTTGCCATTATAAGCCTGAAGCACCGGATGCACAGTCTGTTCTTGAAGGAAATTTTAAGGCATGGGAAAAATACGGCTGCGGCTGGGCTTCTTCTTATGCTGCTGAATACGACAAGGAAGTTCGCTCTGCAAGAAACGGCGGCACTTGGGACAATCAGGCTTTCTTTGACTTTGACGGAAAATGCCTTGATTCAATCAATGTGTTCAAATATGCGCGCACAGGTTCAAAAGGCAAGCTGAATGTAATCCGCGTGGAAAATCCTCGTGTTGAATTCGCCTACGGAAAGCAGGAAGAATTGCCGAAAACTGTAAAAGTTGTTTACAATGACGGTTCTGTAAAAGACGAGCCTGTTGAATGGGACGCAGCTGCCGCAAAAGCTGTAACTGGAAAGCCTGACTTTGGCGAATACAAAATTCCTGGCAAGCTTAAAAAAGGCGGAAAGGCTGAATGCACTGTAAATGTTACCGCAAGCAATTTCCTTGTAAACGGAAGCTTTGAAAGCGGCGACCTTACTGGCTGGACTGTTGAAAATCCGCTTGGAAAAGGAACTCCAAAAATTGACAAGAACAACCAGAATGCAAAAGAAGGCGTCTGCTACTTTACCGCATGGGAAAAAGACAATTTTGAATTCACGGTTTCCCAGACTGTAAAAGAATTTTCAGCCGGAAAATACAAGTGCTTTGCGCATTTTGAGGGAACTGGAATAAAAAATCCTAGCGGAACAGTTTTCAAGGCTGTTGTTCAGAAAAAAGACGGAGGCAAAAAAGAATTCACTTGCGATGTTACAATTCCAAACACTTGGAAAAAATTCTTTAAAGCGGAGCTTCCTGTAATCGAGCTTGACGATTCAACTGAGTCAATAACTGTCGGCGCGCTCATAAAAGCTGAATTTGACGCTGCTTCGGGTGC
- a CDS encoding SPOR domain-containing protein produces the protein MKKFLSGILFLLISVFIFADSSASIEGVIEVAGKDELPAGYFGKAAGYLPGDSVSITNPNTGITLQILNLGTLDASGGIAILISEESAKSLGIERNSGVKVKLAPRSGYFDETVSGNAVLDEKTLPAEKEETEETPSAPAVQAEPEVASQPAETAAVAAEVTPVAVAGVPLIADTEDNGEEENAEVAAVEDENSAEEEIPAEEEIPAEESNSENEDDFSDVEKLAAEPVEEAAADEEPSVESAEEETEPVVVEAPAPIEECEVPQDDEESSAENVSEEPYEDYESIEDGFLESKEAVEQPSPAEESEAEAVTVEEPAPIEEETEDSPEEENAEPVIVEEPQPEKEAEAPAEDEIEEEAITVEEPSPIEDDSAAEEKQAEEVSEPDEVVEEPAAEPEAQVEPEIQSSEETESSDYAPIILVPSEPESPEPSAVASEDEPIEIVPVESVPEEKKSEPEPLQTEYPVNIQNHVVSSESALEKNCYYIQIATMGNIKNIENLLVKYSKYPVSLIPAGKNYRVLVGPLSVDEYGAVLAKFKDAGFKDAFVRKR, from the coding sequence ATGAAAAAGTTTTTATCTGGAATTTTATTTTTGTTGATTTCCGTTTTCATTTTTGCCGACTCAAGCGCATCGATTGAAGGCGTGATTGAAGTTGCCGGCAAGGATGAGCTTCCGGCCGGATATTTTGGAAAAGCTGCCGGTTATCTTCCGGGAGACAGCGTTTCAATTACAAATCCGAACACTGGAATCACTTTGCAGATTCTGAACCTTGGCACTTTGGACGCTTCAGGCGGAATTGCCATTCTTATTTCAGAAGAGTCTGCGAAAAGCCTTGGAATAGAGCGGAATTCAGGTGTAAAGGTAAAGCTTGCCCCTCGCTCAGGATATTTTGACGAGACAGTTTCAGGAAATGCGGTTCTTGATGAAAAAACTTTGCCAGCTGAAAAAGAAGAGACTGAGGAAACTCCGTCTGCGCCTGCTGTTCAAGCCGAGCCAGAAGTTGCCAGTCAGCCTGCTGAAACTGCCGCTGTTGCCGCGGAAGTTACTCCTGTTGCGGTTGCTGGTGTTCCTTTGATTGCGGACACGGAAGACAACGGCGAGGAAGAAAATGCTGAGGTCGCGGCTGTAGAAGATGAAAATTCTGCGGAAGAAGAAATTCCTGCGGAAGAAGAAATTCCTGCGGAAGAAAGTAATTCTGAAAATGAAGATGATTTTTCAGATGTGGAAAAACTTGCTGCAGAGCCAGTTGAAGAAGCCGCCGCGGACGAAGAGCCTTCCGTTGAATCAGCTGAAGAAGAAACAGAGCCTGTAGTTGTTGAAGCTCCGGCTCCAATAGAAGAATGCGAAGTTCCACAAGACGATGAAGAGTCTTCTGCGGAAAATGTTTCAGAAGAACCTTACGAAGACTATGAAAGCATAGAAGACGGATTCCTTGAGTCAAAAGAAGCAGTTGAGCAGCCGTCTCCTGCGGAAGAAAGTGAAGCGGAAGCTGTTACGGTTGAAGAGCCAGCTCCAATCGAAGAGGAAACAGAAGATTCGCCAGAAGAAGAAAATGCGGAGCCTGTGATTGTTGAAGAGCCTCAGCCAGAGAAAGAGGCGGAAGCTCCTGCGGAAGATGAAATTGAAGAAGAAGCCATAACTGTAGAAGAGCCTTCTCCAATTGAAGATGATTCTGCTGCGGAAGAAAAACAAGCGGAAGAAGTTTCAGAGCCAGATGAGGTTGTGGAAGAACCTGCTGCAGAGCCTGAAGCTCAAGTTGAACCAGAGATTCAATCTAGCGAAGAAACTGAAAGCAGTGATTATGCTCCGATTATTCTTGTTCCTTCCGAGCCGGAATCTCCAGAGCCTTCTGCAGTTGCTTCGGAAGATGAGCCGATTGAAATTGTACCAGTTGAATCTGTTCCAGAAGAAAAAAAATCAGAACCTGAACCTTTGCAGACTGAATATCCTGTAAATATTCAGAATCACGTGGTTTCTTCTGAAAGTGCGCTTGAAAAAAACTGTTACTATATTCAGATTGCGACAATGGGAAACATTAAGAATATTGAGAATCTTCTTGTTAAGTATTCAAAATATCCTGTTTCGCTTATTCCTGCTGGAAAAAATTACCGTGTTCTTGTCGGACCTCTTTCTGTGGACGAATACGGCGCGGTTCTTGCAAAGTTCAAGGATGCAGGATTCAAGGACGCATTTGTCAGAAAAAGATAA
- a CDS encoding MATE family efflux transporter, translating to MRLILGFSVPVFFGYLFQQFYNLADTVIVGKFLGVSALASVGSTGAVCFLIIGGCMGICNGFAIPVSQKFGARDYDSMRNFIAGGVKLTAAIAVLVTTVTVVFCKPLLVLMKTPADIFDGSYGYLVIILAGIPASLAYNLLAAVIRSLGDSKTPLIFLVVSSVLNIALDLFFILAMNSGVEGAALATVISQAVSSVACFFYILKNYPILHLSKEDWKINSHHVYVLLSMGLPMGLQYSITAIGSVVLQTAVNSLGSVAVASVAAASKIAMFFCCPFDAMGTTMATYGGQNTGAHKFSRLNPGIFSCSFLGLVYALLAFGIMLVFGRNLGLLFIDSGNEEILGNIYKFLVINSAFYFPLALVNIVRFMIQGMGFSQLAVFAGLFELAGRGVFGLVFVPVFGYTAACFASPAAWILADSFLIPAYFICKKRLER from the coding sequence ATGCGGCTGATTTTAGGATTTTCGGTTCCAGTTTTCTTTGGATATTTGTTCCAGCAGTTCTACAATCTTGCGGACACGGTGATTGTAGGCAAATTCCTTGGTGTTTCCGCGCTGGCTTCGGTTGGCTCTACGGGGGCGGTCTGCTTTCTGATTATCGGAGGCTGCATGGGAATCTGCAACGGCTTTGCTATTCCAGTTTCGCAGAAATTCGGGGCAAGGGACTATGATTCCATGCGCAATTTTATTGCAGGGGGAGTCAAGCTTACTGCTGCAATTGCCGTTCTTGTTACGACTGTTACGGTTGTTTTCTGCAAGCCTCTTCTTGTTCTTATGAAAACCCCAGCGGACATCTTTGACGGCTCTTACGGCTATCTTGTTATAATCCTTGCGGGAATTCCTGCTTCTCTTGCTTACAATCTGCTTGCGGCTGTAATCCGCTCCCTTGGGGACAGCAAGACTCCTCTTATTTTTCTTGTTGTTTCTTCTGTGCTGAACATTGCCCTGGACTTGTTTTTTATCCTTGCGATGAATTCCGGAGTGGAAGGAGCTGCTCTTGCGACTGTTATTTCCCAGGCGGTCTCAAGTGTTGCATGCTTTTTTTATATTCTTAAAAATTATCCGATTCTTCATCTTTCCAAGGAAGACTGGAAGATAAACAGCCATCACGTGTATGTTCTTCTTTCCATGGGGCTTCCTATGGGATTGCAGTATTCTATTACCGCAATTGGAAGTGTTGTCCTCCAGACTGCCGTAAACAGCCTTGGCTCTGTGGCGGTTGCTTCTGTAGCGGCGGCAAGCAAGATTGCGATGTTCTTTTGCTGTCCGTTCGATGCCATGGGAACAACTATGGCGACTTATGGCGGACAAAACACCGGCGCGCACAAGTTTTCTCGTCTTAATCCCGGAATCTTCAGCTGCTCGTTCCTCGGACTTGTCTATGCGCTTCTTGCGTTTGGCATTATGCTTGTTTTCGGGCGGAATTTGGGGCTTCTGTTCATTGATTCAGGCAATGAGGAAATCCTTGGCAATATCTACAAATTCCTTGTGATTAACAGCGCGTTTTACTTTCCTCTTGCCCTTGTGAATATTGTGCGCTTTATGATTCAGGGAATGGGATTCAGCCAGCTTGCGGTTTTCGCAGGTCTTTTTGAGCTTGCCGGGCGTGGTGTGTTCGGGCTTGTTTTTGTGCCTGTGTTCGGCTACACTGCCGCCTGCTTTGCTTCTCCTGCCGCTTGGATTCTTGCAGACAGTTTTCTTATTCCTGCCTACTTTATCTGCAAAAAACGCCTTGAACGCTAG
- a CDS encoding glycosyltransferase family 4 protein, translated as MEDKHVEQEKNVLRSKYKYDSRDFIILYIAEFIPRKDHEFFIKNIPELKRRIPNLKVIMPGRGVQLKEMKILAVNLEVDDIIWFPGYRKDINLLCAFSDLYVTTSRQEGLPISVIEAMASGVPVVASNIRGQTDAVVPGRNGELYQLGNDADFVEKILKLYKNPELRAEMRKNNIEDSAKYSVDIAVKKMAEIYGECVKE; from the coding sequence ATGGAAGATAAACATGTTGAACAAGAAAAAAACGTGCTTCGTTCAAAATACAAATACGATTCCCGCGATTTCATAATCCTCTACATTGCGGAGTTCATTCCCCGGAAAGACCACGAATTTTTCATAAAAAATATTCCTGAGCTGAAAAGGCGGATTCCGAACCTGAAAGTCATAATGCCAGGACGAGGCGTTCAGCTGAAAGAAATGAAAATTCTTGCCGTGAATCTTGAGGTTGACGACATTATCTGGTTTCCCGGCTACAGAAAAGACATAAATCTGCTCTGTGCGTTTTCCGACCTTTACGTTACGACAAGCCGGCAGGAAGGGCTTCCAATCAGCGTGATTGAGGCGATGGCGAGCGGAGTTCCGGTTGTGGCAAGCAATATCCGCGGCCAGACTGACGCTGTTGTTCCCGGACGAAACGGAGAACTTTACCAGCTGGGAAATGACGCTGACTTTGTGGAAAAAATCCTGAAACTCTACAAAAATCCAGAGCTTAGAGCAGAGATGCGGAAGAATAATATAGAAGATTCTGCAAAATATTCGGTTGACATCGCGGTAAAGAAGATGGCGGAGATTTATGGGGAGTGTGTGAAAGAATAA
- a CDS encoding glycosyltransferase produces MDKNNLYQRKILFVSNTANFQKFNLPFMHWCSNQGWQVDYACPNDEPVKDCDNYFDVEISRSPFSLKNLKAIITLKNILKNGNYNILHCHTPMGAVVARLAGKSFRKNGLKIIYTAHGFHFYKGAPILNWIMFYPVEKWLSKYTDVLVCINEEDYELAMRKKFKAKKIVKIDGVGVNLEKYNPLSL; encoded by the coding sequence ATGGATAAAAATAATTTGTATCAACGTAAAATCCTTTTCGTTTCAAATACCGCAAATTTTCAAAAATTCAATCTTCCGTTTATGCACTGGTGTTCAAATCAGGGCTGGCAGGTGGATTATGCTTGTCCGAATGACGAGCCTGTAAAGGACTGCGATAATTATTTTGACGTTGAGATTTCTCGTTCTCCGTTTTCATTGAAAAATCTAAAGGCCATTATAACTTTAAAAAATATTCTAAAAAACGGAAACTATAATATTCTGCATTGTCATACACCGATGGGAGCTGTTGTTGCGCGGCTTGCTGGAAAGAGTTTCAGAAAAAATGGCTTGAAGATTATCTATACTGCGCACGGATTCCATTTTTACAAAGGCGCACCAATCTTGAACTGGATTATGTTTTATCCTGTTGAAAAATGGCTCTCAAAATATACAGATGTCCTTGTCTGCATAAATGAGGAAGATTATGAGCTTGCAATGCGGAAGAAATTCAAGGCGAAAAAAATAGTAAAAATCGACGGAGTAGGCGTGAATCTTGAAAAATATAATCCGCTGTCATTGTAG
- a CDS encoding glycosyltransferase — MDNKIPKIIHYCWFGKNPLPELAQKCIASWKKYLPDYEIKEWNEENYDVRKIPYTAQAYDAKKYAFVSDYARFDILYQYGGLYFDTDVEVIKPLDEILKRGAFAGVESAGALAAGLGLASPAATPIYKEILDSYKNSSFIKNNGSMDLTTVVDRVSDIFHVHGFIAKNEIQEIAGITVYPSEYFCPINPSTGELKITENTYTIHHYAATWTIPLRKKYMSLRNSLSKKIGIKIVKIILLPMQFVCVVKEIGVRATIQKKLRRK; from the coding sequence ATGGATAATAAAATCCCTAAAATAATTCATTACTGCTGGTTCGGAAAAAATCCTCTCCCGGAATTAGCTCAGAAGTGCATTGCTTCTTGGAAAAAGTATCTTCCTGACTATGAAATAAAGGAATGGAATGAAGAAAACTATGATGTCAGAAAAATTCCATACACAGCACAGGCCTATGATGCGAAAAAGTACGCTTTTGTTAGTGACTATGCACGCTTTGATATTTTGTATCAATATGGCGGATTGTATTTTGATACAGATGTTGAAGTAATAAAGCCGCTTGATGAAATCTTAAAACGCGGAGCGTTTGCTGGCGTTGAGAGTGCAGGCGCTCTCGCCGCCGGACTTGGGCTAGCAAGTCCGGCGGCGACTCCTATCTACAAAGAAATTCTTGATTCGTACAAAAATAGTTCTTTTATAAAAAATAATGGCTCGATGGATTTAACGACCGTTGTTGATAGAGTTTCTGATATTTTTCATGTGCATGGTTTTATTGCTAAGAACGAAATTCAAGAAATTGCTGGAATTACAGTTTATCCATCTGAATATTTCTGTCCTATAAATCCATCGACAGGTGAATTAAAAATAACTGAAAATACATATACGATTCATCATTATGCTGCAACTTGGACAATTCCATTGCGGAAAAAATATATGTCATTGAGGAATTCCCTTTCTAAAAAAATTGGAATCAAAATTGTAAAGATAATTCTTCTTCCTATGCAATTTGTCTGTGTTGTTAAGGAGATTGGGGTAAGAGCTACAATTCAAAAAAAATTAAGACGAAAATAA
- a CDS encoding glycosyltransferase, with translation MDERVIFLRKKIDGENSIEGYAQRVAEATGAIIKVCPCHSTTIRGMLKNIKFAKKEQGKINHIAAQTESYLVPFLRNKSIVTFHDLGTLYSSRNFLYKILKTLIYIKTAEFFSNVISFVSNQTLYEFKKQSWKKNINLKVIYNSYDERLVPNDISEKETKPVILQIGTGARKNLESTIKAMRGINAKLLVIGKLTELQISLLKENDVDFENEFDVSYEEIVNCYNRAKIVAFPTFYEGFGLPIIEANAMCKPVVSSELQIIREVGNDSVFYINPNDIASIKNSFEKLLFDKNTYNNFVSKGTENAKRFSPVTIYEQYRELYRSLENG, from the coding sequence ATGGACGAAAGAGTTATTTTTTTAAGAAAAAAAATCGATGGTGAAAATTCGATAGAAGGATATGCTCAAAGAGTCGCAGAGGCAACAGGAGCGATTATAAAAGTTTGCCCCTGTCATTCAACAACAATAAGAGGAATGTTGAAAAATATAAAATTTGCAAAAAAAGAGCAGGGAAAAATAAATCATATAGCTGCGCAGACTGAAAGTTATCTTGTTCCATTTTTACGGAATAAATCAATTGTTACTTTTCATGATTTAGGAACTTTGTATTCTTCAAGAAATTTTTTATATAAAATCTTGAAAACATTAATTTATATAAAAACGGCAGAATTTTTTTCTAATGTGATTTCATTTGTTTCAAATCAGACTTTGTATGAATTTAAAAAACAAAGTTGGAAAAAAAATATAAATCTAAAAGTAATTTACAATTCGTATGATGAAAGACTGGTTCCTAATGATATTTCAGAAAAAGAGACAAAACCTGTCATATTGCAAATAGGAACAGGAGCACGAAAGAATCTTGAATCGACAATAAAAGCAATGCGTGGCATAAATGCGAAACTTCTTGTTATAGGAAAACTGACAGAACTTCAAATTTCACTATTAAAAGAAAACGATGTTGATTTTGAAAATGAGTTTGATGTGTCTTATGAAGAAATTGTTAATTGCTATAACCGTGCAAAGATTGTAGCATTCCCAACTTTTTATGAAGGTTTTGGACTTCCGATTATTGAAGCAAATGCTATGTGTAAGCCTGTTGTTTCCAGTGAACTTCAGATAATCAGGGAGGTCGGAAATGATTCTGTTTTTTATATAAATCCGAATGATATAGCTTCAATAAAAAACTCATTTGAAAAACTTCTTTTTGATAAAAATACCTATAACAATTTTGTTTCAAAAGGTACAGAAAATGCAAAACGTTTTTCTCCAGTTACTATTTATGAACAATATAGAGAACTTTACAGGAGCTTAGAAAATGGATAA
- a CDS encoding EpsG family protein has product MSAKIVLLIFFASFLSVGLDFTKVHRKYKEYIFNIFCIVLILFSSTKSPETCYDTNNYVLFYNSVPSIGNFVPYILGYEPGWELLCIFFNALGLNYHFYFFFLSTVSILIYRFIILKNCKNIFISLFTYISCFYFLNEIIVLRHGLASSLILLEIYYLSKNQKKRALLCVLLAFSFHTVGIFGLLPFFVKNEKISYRLFILIPLAFFINDKVFIKFLGSLGDLSANNVLSMVSVKVNNYLEKEHSAGGIKTVIIYSISFLMTFIVLFNHKKQNPFLRETSLYMILSAYFMIAFSAIASFGRINQLFLISNIPQSSFYLEEYKKKKTEFIIIPIFIAVNFYIFFRQNFMNSGGNIFH; this is encoded by the coding sequence ATGTCAGCTAAAATTGTCTTACTGATTTTTTTTGCCTCATTTTTATCTGTTGGTTTGGATTTTACAAAAGTCCATAGAAAATACAAAGAATATATCTTTAATATTTTTTGTATTGTTTTAATTTTGTTCTCTTCAACAAAAAGTCCAGAAACTTGCTATGACACAAATAATTATGTGCTTTTTTATAATTCAGTGCCAAGTATAGGTAATTTTGTTCCATATATATTAGGGTATGAGCCTGGCTGGGAGTTGCTTTGCATTTTTTTTAATGCTCTTGGATTAAATTATCATTTTTATTTTTTCTTTCTTTCAACAGTCTCAATTTTAATTTACAGATTTATAATATTGAAGAACTGTAAAAATATTTTTATTTCTCTTTTTACATACATATCATGTTTTTATTTTTTGAATGAAATTATAGTTTTGCGTCATGGATTAGCATCTTCATTGATTTTATTGGAAATTTATTATTTGTCAAAAAATCAGAAAAAACGAGCATTGCTTTGTGTTTTATTGGCATTTTCCTTTCATACAGTTGGAATTTTTGGCTTGCTACCGTTTTTTGTAAAGAATGAAAAGATTTCATATAGATTGTTTATTCTGATTCCATTGGCTTTTTTTATAAATGATAAAGTTTTTATAAAGTTTCTGGGAAGTTTGGGAGATTTGTCTGCAAACAATGTTTTATCAATGGTTTCAGTAAAAGTTAATAATTATTTGGAAAAGGAACATTCAGCAGGTGGGATAAAGACTGTAATTATTTATTCAATTTCTTTTTTAATGACTTTTATAGTTTTATTTAATCATAAAAAACAAAATCCTTTTTTACGTGAAACATCCCTTTATATGATTTTATCTGCTTATTTTATGATTGCTTTTTCTGCAATTGCCTCTTTTGGAAGAATCAATCAGTTATTCTTAATAAGTAATATTCCGCAGTCATCTTTTTATCTTGAAGAATATAAAAAGAAAAAAACGGAGTTCATCATTATTCCAATTTTTATAGCAGTGAATTTTTATATTTTTTTTAGACAAAACTTTATGAATAGCGGAGGTAATATTTTTCATTAA
- a CDS encoding glycosyltransferase family 2 protein encodes MSWELDVSIIIVNYNTKELTRNCLKSVFDKTNGISFEVIVSDNGSNDGSVEMIKSEFPQVVLIENNANLGFGAANNRGLKIAKGKYILYLNSDTVLLNNAVKIFFDYWENSPEKEKIGALGCVLQDDKGNVIHSGGDFPTYKKEIFRLIKENVAISVNSLLSFFHIKQIHKKKNRLLNAVSESVDYVTGADLFVRNNSFAEFDERFFLYFEETDLQFKMNKNSLKRILISDPKTIHLEGKSNKIKMKSLDRYISFSSAQILFSRILYFKKNNHKKIWLFIIFILEQLYLFHFFYKTKNMRKKLWSLYVS; translated from the coding sequence ATGTCTTGGGAATTAGATGTTTCAATCATAATCGTAAACTACAATACAAAAGAGCTGACAAGAAACTGCCTGAAATCAGTTTTCGACAAGACAAACGGAATTTCATTTGAGGTTATTGTCTCAGACAACGGCAGCAATGACGGCTCTGTTGAAATGATAAAATCCGAATTTCCGCAAGTTGTTCTTATAGAAAACAATGCGAACCTGGGATTCGGGGCGGCAAACAACCGTGGATTAAAAATTGCAAAAGGAAAATACATTTTATATCTGAACAGCGATACCGTCCTGTTAAACAATGCTGTAAAGATTTTCTTTGACTATTGGGAAAATTCTCCTGAAAAAGAAAAAATTGGAGCTTTGGGTTGTGTTCTTCAAGATGATAAAGGAAATGTGATTCATTCAGGCGGTGATTTTCCGACTTATAAGAAAGAAATTTTTAGGCTTATAAAAGAAAATGTTGCGATTTCTGTAAATTCTTTACTTTCTTTTTTCCATATAAAACAGATTCATAAGAAAAAGAATAGACTTTTAAATGCCGTTTCTGAATCTGTTGACTATGTTACAGGTGCTGATTTATTTGTCCGCAATAACAGCTTTGCAGAATTTGATGAGAGATTCTTTTTATATTTTGAAGAAACTGATTTGCAGTTCAAAATGAATAAAAATAGTTTAAAACGGATTTTAATATCAGATCCTAAAACAATTCACCTTGAAGGAAAGTCAAATAAGATAAAAATGAAATCATTAGATAGGTATATTTCTTTTTCATCAGCTCAGATTCTTTTTTCAAGAATTCTATATTTTAAGAAAAATAATCATAAGAAAATTTGGCTGTTTATAATTTTTATTTTGGAACAGTTATATCTATTCCATTTTTTCTATAAAACAAAAAATATGCGTAAAAAATTATGGTCGTTATATGTCAGCTAA